Proteins co-encoded in one Hyla sarda isolate aHylSar1 chromosome 4, aHylSar1.hap1, whole genome shotgun sequence genomic window:
- the LOC130367227 gene encoding olfactory receptor 10A7-like codes for MTCFENETQVIQIHLLGFRSLHKYRTLLFIVFLLTYIFILAGNLLIILLVSVIDHLKTPMFFFLKHLSIADVLLTTSVVPVMLDTILAEEGILSFWGCIIQLFLFGIFGFVQCFLISVMSYDRYLAICHPLRYSSLMSPDICLQLVFWSWFLLSVLTISELFVLIQLNFCGLNSIDHFFCDFGPIVELATSDTSVLILQDFIISILMIFLFTFIIMTYACIFYKILKMSSNTGRRKAFSTCSSHLIIVNAYYGTLITVYMTPSDENTSHINKYRSLLYLVVTPLMNPIIYSLRNQEIKRAVRKMIILIVQN; via the coding sequence ATGACGTGTTTTGAGAATGAGACGCAGGTCATTCAGATACATCTTCTTGGGTTCCGGAGTCTACACAAGTACAGGACTCTTCTCTTCATTGTGTTTCTCCTgacttatatatttatactggCAGGAAACCTTCTTATTATCCTTTTGGTCTCCGTTATTGATCACCTCAAAACCCCAATGTTTTTCTTCCTAAAACACTTATCCATAGCCGACGTCTTACTAACCACCAGTGTTGTCCCTGTGATGTTGGACACAATACTTGCTGAGGAGGGTATTTTGTCCTTTTGGGGCTGTATTATACAGTTGTTCTTATTTGGTATATTTGGATTTGTTCAATGTTTTCTCATCTCCGTCATGTCCTATGATCGATATTTGGCCATTTGCCACCCATTACGTTATTCTTCATTGATGAGTCCAGATATTTGCCTCCAGCTTGTTTTTTGGTCATGGTTTTTACTCAGTGTGTTAACAATAAGTGAGTTATTTGTTTTAATCCAACTTAACTTCTGTGgcttgaactccattgatcacTTCTTCTGTGATTTTGGTCCCATAGTGGAACTGGCCACTTCAGACACTTCTGTTCTGATATTGCAAGACTTTATTATTTCCATCCTTATGATATTCTTATTTACTTTTATAATTATGACCTATGCTTGTATTTTCTACAAAATCCTTAAAATGTCTTCAAATACCGGTAGAAGAAAAGCCTTCTCCACGTGTAGCTCCCACCTGATCATAGTTAATGCATATTATGGGACCCTTATCACAGTCTACATGACTCCATCTGATGAGAACACATCCCATATAAACAAATACAGATCTCTATTGTACCTCGTGGTGACACCATTGATGAATCCCATCATCTACAGCCTGAGGAACCAGGAGATCAAGAGAGCCGTGCGAAAAATGATAATTCTTATTGTTCAAAATTGA